The nucleotide sequence GGCTTGCAGCGATTTCTCGTCGAGTGGTATGGACCGCGGACACCCGTGCGGTTCATCGAGGAAACGGCCGGGCGTATCAATGACGGCGCCGCATCCGTCTCGGCACTGGGTATCCAGGTTCGGTTGCTGATGGCGTTGGCCGTCCCGGCGGACGACTACGCGTTCGGCGTGTTCGCCGCCGAATCGGCAGAGGCCGTCGCGCAATTGTGTGCCGATGCGGGCGCCCCGGCGGAACGCATCAGCACGGCCGTGGGATGGTCACGCGACTGCTGATTCAAAACGGCCGCACACTTTGATCGCTCACGGACATCCCGTGTCCGCTACCGCCGTTGGTGAACGTTGTGCCGTCCGCTGCGGGCACGATGGTCCAGCCCTGCGCGGTGTAGGTCTGATCGTTCAGCGTGATGCGACCGTCCAGCGCACCCAAATCGGCTTCCATCCAATGGAATTCGCTGCGGAGTTGACGCTGGCGGTGTGGAAGTGGCGATGCATCAGGGATTTCCCTATCATTTCGCACCATGACGGGCCGGCGGACCGCCGCCAGGCGTCTCGTGGGCACCCGGCACAATGAGGCCATGACCAGCACCCCAGCACTTCCCCGCGACCCCAACCAGACGCTCGCCTACCGAATCGCGGCGTTGCTGATCGGCGTGGGCACCGTCCACTTCTTGGCCCCCAAACCATTCGACGAGATCGTCCCCGCCGAGCTGCCCGGCAGCCCCCGGCTCTACACCTACGTCTCGGGAGTAGCCGAGGTAGGCATCGGCGCGCTGCTGCTGGCCCGCGGCACCCGGCGGTTCGG is from Mycobacterium conspicuum and encodes:
- a CDS encoding DoxX family protein produces the protein MTSTPALPRDPNQTLAYRIAALLIGVGTVHFLAPKPFDEIVPAELPGSPRLYTYVSGVAEVGIGALLLARGTRRFGALAAVALFLGVFPANVNMCRLWWDKPWPMRIVALARLPLQIPMITAALKVRRNS